The Crocosphaera subtropica ATCC 51142 genome includes a window with the following:
- a CDS encoding chemotaxis protein CheW: MMTTKTTSYYTATVDPDLESQATRRRKLLVFQTGTLHLALPVESVKKITHYTPMEGSGTTAVGLIHMDEMEITAIDLHKRLFKVSQSPMQGRQFLILAKNTTDELFGILVSQTPSMFDVPLSQIRTLPDSYRRGDTLEIASHVTRVQENDQLLTVFILDVDRLVPPMGMGDFGF, translated from the coding sequence ATGATGACTACAAAAACAACTTCTTATTACACAGCGACTGTTGACCCTGATTTAGAATCACAAGCAACCCGTCGTCGTAAATTATTAGTTTTTCAAACAGGAACCCTTCATTTAGCTTTGCCGGTAGAATCGGTCAAAAAGATTACTCATTACACCCCCATGGAAGGGAGTGGCACAACGGCGGTGGGACTCATTCATATGGATGAAATGGAAATCACGGCCATTGATCTCCATAAACGCCTTTTTAAAGTGTCTCAATCACCCATGCAGGGGCGACAGTTTCTGATCTTGGCAAAAAATACCACGGATGAATTGTTTGGTATTTTAGTCTCTCAAACCCCTTCAATGTTTGATGTACCTCTGAGCCAGATTCGCACCTTACCGGACTCTTATCGTCGTGGGGATACGTTAGAAATTGCCAGTCACGTTACTAGAGTACAAGAAAACGATCAATTATTAACTGTCTTTATTTTAGATGTTGATCGTTTAGTGCCACCGATGGGTATGGGCGACTTTGGCTTTTAA
- a CDS encoding hybrid sensor histidine kinase/response regulator → MMNPDIRDQAYQFFIEEAPELLQMIETGLLALKEERNKATVHEIMRAAHSIKGGAASVELNTIKIISHRLEDIFKALYDETVIIDDDLESLLLEAFDRLRDPLEEQMTTGSFDEEEAIETALPIFEAIEAILGDSMAQGEQYIPSSADLGIDIVSSLFEVDVAQGLAEIETALASGDNEQITQTLRNQGEVFNGFAELLGLPGFGEIVETTLQALEQSPSEAITIAQLTLKDLKQSQHLVLVEGDRTSGGQPSPDLLNLANGNTLEITAPSSEPTQEDPSILSLDDLFQDTQEEEATPLMFSDEASLSQEPMAATTLDFSNTPPLDDIFGSTGEEQEEPNWEGVPALDDVFGEPFEDQSKSIEDVPFATSLDDLFGKVETPTEEPVSLEINETEIQENLDTFVGSVEDIFESLPTVEQEHDPSVSPKPVSRETVQQDFHGTRSTRSSRSRPGTRSVSQQEASETQKTAALLSVRVDFNRLERMNNLVGELVINRNSLSLQNDQLQNKVKDLIYRFSHFQKITDTLKQLSDQMVIAPERYGAIKVNTNSLNQQNPFTRSPFSTSSESTDFDSLEMDSYGTVYSIVQTLLEEMMQLEESVDDIVLFARSSNQTLEQQRQMLTNLRDELMWARMLPLGEVLNRFPRVLRDLSNKYHKLVKLKLTGSSVLVDKAALEKLYDPLQHLLRNGFDHGIEPPEIRRKLGKPEQGQIEIQAYHQGNQTIIEMHDDGGGLDLEKIAKKAVEAGLVTPEQVTVMTKEALQDLIFEPGFSTASKVSELSGRGVGLDVVREQLRALKGTVSVSSISGQGTTFTLRLPLTLTIAKLLVCLIQQDNSHQGSAIALPSDSIEEIIMPEPEQIKTSGEQRFLAWQKHIIPIYPIQHLLEYKSPCPEGFTSQSLQGIATPDNWGSPLLILRRKERLYALEVNRLVTEQELVIKPFGKAIAAPTYIYGCTILGDGTLIPVVNGTILLDECLESYEASEKAAGVTVETAREESSTPTSVLQNPTVLVVDDSAALRRTLALTLQKSGYRVLQARDGREALEQLQQHPGIQLVICDVEMPNMNGFEFLGQRRRDPKLMAIPVAMLTSRSSEKHRQLATHLGANAYFTKPYIEQQFLETIKNMITS, encoded by the coding sequence ATGATGAACCCTGACATCCGCGATCAAGCCTATCAATTTTTCATTGAAGAAGCCCCCGAACTTCTGCAAATGATTGAAACTGGACTCCTTGCCCTCAAAGAAGAGCGTAACAAAGCCACCGTTCACGAGATCATGCGGGCTGCTCACTCCATTAAGGGTGGGGCTGCCAGTGTGGAACTCAATACCATCAAAATTATCTCCCATCGTCTTGAAGACATCTTTAAAGCCTTGTATGATGAGACGGTGATCATTGACGATGATTTAGAAAGCCTCTTGTTAGAGGCGTTTGATCGCTTGCGTGATCCCCTAGAAGAACAAATGACGACGGGCAGTTTTGACGAAGAAGAGGCCATCGAAACGGCTCTGCCTATATTTGAAGCCATCGAAGCTATTTTAGGAGACAGTATGGCTCAAGGGGAACAGTATATTCCCTCTTCGGCGGATTTAGGTATTGATATTGTTTCTTCGTTGTTTGAAGTAGATGTAGCTCAGGGGTTAGCAGAAATTGAAACGGCTTTGGCTTCTGGAGATAATGAACAAATTACTCAAACCTTGCGTAATCAAGGGGAAGTGTTTAATGGATTTGCTGAACTCCTTGGCTTACCAGGGTTTGGGGAGATTGTCGAAACCACCCTACAAGCCCTCGAACAGTCTCCTTCAGAGGCGATAACCATTGCTCAGCTAACCTTGAAGGATTTAAAACAGAGTCAGCATTTAGTGTTAGTCGAAGGCGATCGCACGTCGGGGGGTCAACCCTCTCCAGACTTATTAAATCTTGCTAATGGAAATACACTGGAAATAACAGCACCATCCTCAGAACCGACCCAAGAAGACCCTTCTATTCTCTCCCTAGATGATCTGTTCCAAGATACACAAGAGGAGGAAGCCACTCCATTGATGTTCTCTGATGAGGCTTCTCTGAGTCAGGAGCCAATGGCTGCTACTACCCTAGATTTTAGCAACACACCTCCATTGGATGATATTTTTGGGTCAACGGGAGAAGAACAAGAAGAACCCAACTGGGAGGGGGTTCCTGCTTTAGATGATGTTTTTGGAGAACCTTTTGAGGATCAATCTAAATCAATTGAGGACGTGCCTTTTGCCACTTCTCTCGATGATCTGTTTGGTAAGGTAGAAACCCCTACAGAAGAACCAGTATCCTTAGAAATTAATGAAACAGAAATTCAAGAAAATCTTGATACTTTTGTTGGCTCAGTTGAAGATATTTTTGAAAGCTTACCGACAGTTGAACAAGAGCATGATCCTTCAGTTTCACCCAAACCAGTATCCCGTGAAACTGTCCAACAAGATTTTCATGGTACTCGTTCGACTCGTTCGTCTAGAAGTCGCCCAGGAACCCGAAGTGTCAGTCAACAAGAAGCCTCAGAGACACAAAAAACTGCTGCACTTCTCTCGGTTAGGGTTGATTTTAACCGACTAGAAAGAATGAATAATTTAGTAGGGGAATTAGTGATTAATCGTAATAGTTTATCTCTACAAAATGATCAATTACAAAACAAGGTCAAAGACTTAATTTATCGATTTTCCCATTTCCAAAAAATTACAGACACCCTTAAACAATTATCGGATCAAATGGTGATTGCTCCTGAACGTTATGGAGCTATAAAAGTTAATACTAATTCTTTAAATCAACAAAATCCTTTTACTCGCTCTCCTTTTTCTACTTCTTCAGAATCTACTGATTTCGATTCTTTGGAAATGGATTCCTATGGCACCGTTTATTCTATTGTGCAGACTTTACTCGAAGAAATGATGCAATTAGAGGAATCAGTGGATGATATCGTTTTGTTTGCCCGCTCCTCTAATCAAACCTTAGAACAACAACGACAGATGCTCACCAATCTTCGAGATGAATTAATGTGGGCGAGAATGTTACCGTTAGGAGAAGTCTTAAATCGTTTTCCTAGAGTCTTACGGGATCTATCTAATAAGTATCATAAATTGGTCAAATTGAAGCTGACTGGAAGCTCAGTTTTAGTCGATAAAGCAGCCTTAGAAAAATTATATGATCCTCTACAACATCTTTTGAGAAATGGCTTTGATCATGGAATTGAACCCCCAGAAATTCGTCGCAAGTTGGGTAAACCAGAACAAGGACAAATTGAAATTCAGGCTTATCACCAAGGTAACCAAACCATCATTGAAATGCACGACGACGGTGGAGGCTTAGATTTGGAGAAAATTGCCAAAAAAGCAGTTGAAGCAGGGTTAGTGACCCCAGAACAGGTAACTGTGATGACAAAAGAAGCACTACAGGATCTTATTTTTGAACCTGGATTTTCTACGGCCAGTAAAGTTAGCGAACTCTCTGGTCGTGGGGTTGGTTTAGATGTCGTTAGAGAACAATTACGAGCTTTAAAAGGAACGGTTTCGGTGAGTTCTATTTCTGGCCAAGGAACGACTTTTACCCTCCGTTTGCCTCTAACTCTCACTATTGCGAAACTATTAGTCTGTTTGATTCAACAAGATAATTCTCATCAAGGATCGGCCATTGCTCTCCCCTCCGATAGCATTGAAGAAATTATTATGCCAGAACCAGAACAAATTAAAACATCAGGAGAACAACGGTTTCTAGCTTGGCAAAAACACATTATTCCCATTTATCCCATTCAACATTTGCTTGAGTATAAGAGTCCTTGTCCTGAAGGCTTTACCTCTCAGTCCCTTCAGGGCATTGCTACCCCTGATAATTGGGGTTCACCTTTGCTGATTTTACGGCGAAAGGAGCGTTTATACGCTTTGGAAGTGAATCGTTTGGTGACCGAACAAGAATTAGTGATTAAACCCTTCGGTAAAGCTATAGCAGCCCCTACTTACATCTATGGTTGTACTATTTTGGGGGATGGAACCTTAATTCCTGTGGTCAATGGCACTATTTTACTGGATGAATGTTTAGAATCCTATGAGGCTTCCGAAAAAGCTGCTGGTGTTACAGTAGAAACTGCTAGGGAGGAATCTTCTACCCCGACCTCAGTGCTACAAAATCCCACCGTTCTAGTGGTGGATGACTCAGCAGCTTTAAGACGGACCTTAGCCTTAACCTTACAAAAATCAGGGTATCGGGTATTACAGGCTAGAGACGGGCGAGAAGCCCTAGAACAACTGCAACAACATCCAGGCATTCAACTGGTCATTTGTGATGTGGAAATGCCCAATATGAACGGATTTGAATTTCTTGGACAACGTCGTCGTGATCCTAAATTAATGGCAATTCCTGTGGCTATGTTAACCTCCCGTAGCAGTGAAAAACACCGTCAGTTAGCGACCCATTTAGGGGCGAATGCTTACTTTACCAAACCCTATATTGAACAACAATTCCTAGAAACTATTAAAAATATGATTACCAGTTAA
- a CDS encoding methyl-accepting chemotaxis protein, whose product MQTPVKPVSNSSSSRVSPSPSSDLPSKTLPTSNPPSSSKLPLIEQFYNLPIRRKTQMITALTFLALGGLMGLGSTSLVGSLRSYGLYQTKSQLAVTEFNYSRDLEIMALGFASEAEDPTIIEASKTASQGQSLSPEIRTQLQSILKNEQKIHDLEYVTLVGKDLRIIANANGQRQGEIFNPQGLVTEAIKQQKQIRTSELVSWEELIQEKAPLPAGLTSQEALIRYTVTPVKLPGTQTVIGTLVAGDIVNGNVEMVQETVDRFQGIGYSAVYLYDPKNKAFTLATAFEKTEGREANVNLPLPDKSILEKAVQAQGQGVAQRGYLNNHPYTLAAKAISNYNGQEIAILVYGDPELGLNQILKEGLMLQLALSVAVLGIVVIITAAIASTIIKPIKRLQTATQQFASGNHDVQVNSFSDDEVGQLGVHFNEMASHIVTYEQGLRQKTEMFRFLAELSSPTSIDSLTLDNWFSSALEAARNLIDVDRLLIYYLDQDQGRVWHEAVIPGYSSVLNQDNHDEIVPSHLIQQLKETPSTEAWTLAQLETITQDSHYQDSLENFQVKDQLIIPIFNQKTLYGFLVAHHCRDAQSWQETEINFLKQFVTQLQVTIDRITLAQVESLESGLTRDLKDITVQIATEFNAENLFDLVVESSRQALNTDRVIVYSFDETWNGTIIAESVNPSYPSALGQHIPDPCFAKSFVEKYRQGRVKALSNIHKAGLNPCYLQQLETLEIQANLVVPIVVGRELLGLLIAHHCQSPRHWQQPEIDFLTQVALQIGVALERSNLLDEQTLASEQQRVAKEQLQQRALELLMEVEPIGRGDLTIRAKVTQDEIGTIADSYNATVENLRSLVTQVKTVAQQFSDTSNNNEQLIETLTAEALKQVEQITVAGDRLTAMSHSINLVAENAEHTLMAFQQAAESVVAGENAMNETVEGMMAIQDTVSETAKKIQHLGESSQKISKVVSLIGRFAAQTHLLALKASIEAARAGEEGRGFAVIADEVRSLATSSAEATTEIETLVNSIQTETKEVTQTMKMGTEQVLRGTELVQQTRSSLHGITTASQQINELVSAISQAAKEQSLTSESVNTVMSEVSAIAQNTSVAATHLADSFQEVLGLAQQLHANVEPFKVN is encoded by the coding sequence ATGCAAACCCCTGTCAAGCCAGTTTCTAACTCTTCTTCTTCTAGGGTTTCTCCATCCCCTTCTTCTGACTTACCCTCTAAGACCCTACCCACGTCTAACCCACCTTCCTCCTCCAAATTACCCCTGATTGAGCAGTTTTATAACTTGCCGATCCGTCGCAAAACTCAGATGATTACCGCCTTAACTTTTCTGGCTTTAGGAGGATTAATGGGGTTAGGCTCAACTTCCTTAGTGGGTAGTTTGCGCTCTTATGGACTGTATCAAACCAAGTCTCAATTAGCAGTTACCGAATTTAATTATAGTAGGGATTTAGAGATCATGGCTTTAGGCTTTGCCTCTGAAGCCGAAGACCCTACCATTATTGAAGCCAGCAAAACTGCTAGTCAAGGACAGTCTTTATCCCCTGAAATTCGTACTCAACTACAATCTATCTTAAAAAATGAACAAAAAATTCATGATCTAGAATATGTCACCCTAGTGGGCAAAGATTTACGGATCATCGCCAATGCGAATGGCCAACGTCAAGGAGAGATATTTAATCCCCAAGGGTTAGTCACCGAAGCGATCAAACAACAAAAACAGATTCGCACCAGTGAATTAGTTAGTTGGGAAGAACTTATCCAAGAAAAAGCCCCTTTACCTGCTGGACTCACTAGCCAGGAGGCTCTGATTCGTTATACCGTTACCCCTGTTAAATTGCCAGGGACACAAACCGTCATCGGTACTCTTGTTGCTGGGGATATTGTCAACGGTAATGTAGAGATGGTTCAGGAAACTGTCGATAGGTTTCAAGGCATAGGGTATAGTGCAGTGTATCTTTACGATCCTAAAAATAAAGCATTTACCCTAGCTACCGCATTTGAAAAAACCGAAGGAAGAGAAGCCAATGTTAATCTACCCCTTCCCGATAAATCCATCTTAGAAAAGGCGGTACAAGCTCAAGGACAAGGGGTTGCCCAACGAGGTTATCTCAACAATCATCCCTATACCCTAGCAGCTAAAGCTATTTCTAACTATAACGGCCAGGAGATTGCCATTTTAGTTTACGGTGATCCAGAACTAGGATTAAATCAGATTCTCAAAGAAGGTTTAATGTTACAACTGGCTTTATCGGTGGCAGTTTTAGGAATTGTGGTCATAATTACAGCGGCCATTGCTTCAACTATTATCAAACCGATTAAACGCTTACAAACTGCGACTCAGCAATTTGCCAGTGGTAACCATGATGTTCAAGTTAATAGCTTCTCTGACGATGAAGTGGGACAGTTGGGGGTACATTTTAATGAAATGGCTAGTCATATTGTCACCTATGAACAGGGGTTACGACAAAAAACCGAGATGTTTCGCTTTTTAGCCGAACTATCTTCCCCGACCAGCATTGATTCCCTAACCCTAGATAACTGGTTTTCTTCAGCTTTAGAAGCAGCTAGAAACCTGATTGACGTTGATCGCCTCTTAATTTATTATCTCGATCAAGATCAAGGTAGGGTATGGCATGAAGCGGTTATTCCTGGTTATTCTTCTGTTTTAAACCAAGATAATCACGATGAAATTGTTCCCTCACACTTAATACAACAATTAAAAGAAACCCCCTCAACAGAAGCTTGGACCTTAGCGCAATTAGAAACTATCACTCAAGATTCTCACTATCAAGATAGCTTAGAAAATTTTCAAGTCAAGGATCAATTGATTATCCCCATCTTTAATCAAAAGACCCTTTATGGCTTTTTAGTGGCTCATCATTGCAGGGATGCTCAGAGTTGGCAAGAAACAGAAATTAATTTCCTCAAACAATTTGTGACCCAACTACAGGTAACCATTGATCGTATCACCCTAGCCCAAGTGGAGTCTTTAGAATCAGGGTTAACTCGTGATCTCAAAGACATTACCGTACAAATTGCCACTGAATTCAACGCTGAAAATCTCTTCGATTTAGTCGTTGAAAGTAGTCGTCAAGCATTAAATACAGATCGAGTCATTGTCTACAGTTTTGATGAAACTTGGAACGGAACTATTATTGCTGAATCCGTTAATCCTTCCTATCCTTCAGCCTTAGGACAACACATTCCTGATCCTTGTTTTGCTAAATCGTTTGTGGAAAAATACCGTCAAGGACGAGTGAAAGCCTTGTCTAATATTCATAAGGCAGGGTTAAATCCCTGTTATCTCCAACAACTTGAAACGTTAGAGATTCAGGCTAACTTAGTTGTTCCTATTGTCGTTGGAAGGGAATTATTAGGTTTATTAATTGCCCATCATTGTCAAAGTCCTCGTCATTGGCAACAACCTGAAATTGACTTTTTGACCCAAGTGGCTTTACAAATTGGGGTCGCTTTAGAACGCTCCAATCTCTTAGATGAACAAACCTTAGCCTCTGAACAACAACGGGTGGCTAAAGAGCAACTACAACAGAGAGCATTAGAACTGTTAATGGAAGTTGAACCGATTGGTCGAGGGGATCTCACCATCCGCGCTAAAGTAACTCAAGATGAAATTGGCACCATTGCTGATTCTTATAACGCCACCGTTGAAAACCTACGCTCTTTGGTTACGCAAGTGAAAACCGTAGCGCAACAATTTTCTGATACCAGTAACAATAATGAACAGTTAATTGAAACCTTAACAGCAGAAGCTCTCAAACAAGTTGAACAAATCACCGTAGCTGGCGATCGCCTCACAGCCATGAGTCATTCTATTAATCTTGTAGCTGAAAATGCTGAACACACCCTTATGGCCTTTCAACAGGCGGCTGAGAGTGTTGTTGCAGGAGAAAACGCTATGAATGAAACGGTAGAAGGAATGATGGCCATTCAAGATACAGTGTCTGAAACGGCTAAAAAGATACAACATTTAGGGGAATCGTCTCAAAAGATTTCTAAGGTTGTTAGTTTAATCGGTCGTTTTGCAGCACAAACCCACTTACTAGCATTGAAAGCCTCTATCGAAGCAGCCCGTGCGGGCGAAGAGGGACGAGGCTTTGCGGTTATTGCTGATGAAGTACGAAGTTTGGCTACCAGTTCAGCCGAAGCCACCACAGAAATTGAAACCTTGGTTAATAGTATTCAAACAGAAACCAAGGAGGTAACCCAAACAATGAAAATGGGAACCGAACAAGTGTTGCGAGGAACCGAATTAGTCCAACAAACTCGCTCTAGTCTTCACGGGATCACCACAGCTTCTCAACAGATTAATGAGTTGGTGAGTGCCATTTCCCAAGCTGCCAAAGAACAATCTTTGACCTCCGAATCCGTGAATACAGTGATGAGTGAAGTCTCGGCCATTGCCCAAAATACTTCCGTTGCTGCCACTCATCTGGCCGACTCTTTCCAAGAGGTTCTTGGCCTTGCCCAACAGTTACACGCCAATGTTGAACCGTTCAAAGTTAATTAG